One stretch of Oryzias latipes chromosome 7, ASM223467v1 DNA includes these proteins:
- the LOC101163722 gene encoding leucine-rich repeat-containing protein 38-like, whose product MLPCINWLQPLLALISSSLLTRGHNCPFRCLCPDHHTVDCTSQGLTRVPDSIPLNVRRLLLSNNWIPWIPADFLVLYTDLVYLDLRNNSLSQLEPGTLSTASRLVFLDLGCNNLTEITSGTFEESRSLIKLRLGNNPYLNMVGRNAFMGLTSLRELELQQNAFTVLDVGVLELLPSLRVLRLEGNPWLCNCQFAKLFVWMKENQHKLPSGIEGIECSLPMDGRRIPLNLLSEDSFKDCSGVLTLTDYLIVIFSGISASVAAIVASFVLASTVHCFQRLRKGTKTDEEDGND is encoded by the exons ATGCTACCATGCATTAATTGGCTTCAGCCTCTCCTTGCATTGATTTCCTCCTCCTTACTCACAAGAGGCCACAACTGCCCTTTTAGATGCTTGTGTCCTGATCACCATACTGTAGACTGCACAAGCCAAGGCCTTACTAGAGTCCCAGACTCTATCCCTTTGAATGTTCGTCGTCTTCTCCTCTCCAACAACTGGATTCCTTGGATCCCCGCTGACTTCCTTGTTCTTTACACTGATTTGGTCTATCTGGATCTGAGGAACAACTCTCTTTCGCAGCTTGAGCCTGGTACCCTAAGCACCGCATCTAGATTAGTCTTCTTGGACCTAGGGTGCAATAATTTGACAGAAATCACTTCGGGAACATTTGAGGAATCAAGAAGTCTTATCAAGCTGCGACTTGGAAACAACCCCTACCTGAACATGGTGGGAAGAAATGCTTTTATGGGGTTAACGTCACTGAGGGAGTTGGAGCTGCAACAGAATGCTTTCACAGTCCTAGATGTTGGAGTTCTGGAACTCCTGCCTTCCCTGCGAGTGCTACGCCTGGAGGGCAATCCTTGGCTTTGCAACTGCCAGTTTGCCAAactgtttgtgtggatgaaggAAAACCAACACAAGCTCCCATCAG gtATCGAGGGGATAGAGTGCTCCTTGCCCATGGATGGACGTCGCATTCCTCTTAATTTACTCTCAGAGGACAGCTTCAAAGACTGCAGTGGTGTCCTAACCCTTACGGACTACcttattgtaattttttctgGTATTTCTGCCTCAGTCGCTGCAATAGTGGCCAGTTTTGTCTTGGCTTCTACAGTGCATTGCTTCCAACGGCTCCGCAAAGGCACCAAAACTGATGAGGAAGACGGAAATGACTAG